One Chaetodon trifascialis isolate fChaTrf1 chromosome 13, fChaTrf1.hap1, whole genome shotgun sequence DNA segment encodes these proteins:
- the prokr1b gene encoding prokineticin receptor 1b: protein MGDSNISHMVAYTEMQDSLPTGKLYHYMDNYDMDYGISPDEIPDTTQGQAFYVATIVIGVVLVCIMLVCGLGNFIFIATLTRYKKLRNLTNLLIANLAISDFIVAVVCCPFLVDYYVVKQLSWDHGLVLCASVNYLRTVSLYVSTNALLAIAVDRYMAIVHPLRPRMKYQTAYCLITGVWIVPILISIPSAYFASETMYPHGGTTPITHKVFCAQIWPVDQQVYYRSYFLFVFAVEFVAPVIVMAMCYARISRELWFKNVPGFQTEQIKKRLRCRRKTVMVLIGILTAYILCWAPYYCFTILRDFHPTLISRQKNSLVAFYIIECIAMSNSMINTFCFVSVKNNTVKYLKKIVLLRWRSSYAPSKTVDETDMRTSSMPVTEEIECIHLR, encoded by the exons ATGGGGGACTCCAACATCAGCCACATGGTAGCTTATACAGAGATGCAGGACAGTCTCCCAACAGGGAAACTGTACCATTACATGGATAACTATGATATGGACTATGGCATCTCTCCCGATGAGATCCCAGACACGACGCAGGGCCAGGCCTTCTATGTGGCCACCATTGTTATCGGTGTGGTGCTTGTCTGCATCATGCTTGTCTGTGGGTTGGGAAACTTCATATTCATTGCCACGTTGACACGCTACAAAAAGCTCCGCAACCTCACCAACCTGCTCATCGCCAACCTGGCCATCTCAGACTTCATTGTGGCAGTGGTCTGCTGCCCGTTCCTGGTGGACTACTATGTGGTGAAACAGCTTTCCTGGGATCATGGATTGGTACTGTGTGCCTCCGTCAACTATCTCCGGACCGTGTCACTCTACGTGTCCACGAACGCTTTGCTTGCCATTGCAGTTGACAG GTACATGGCTATAGTGCATCCTCTGAGGCCTCGCATGAAGTACCAAACCGCCTACTGCCTGATAACAGGAGTCTGGATTGTTCCCATTCTGATATCAATTCCCTCTGCCTACTTTGCCTCTGAGACCATGTACCCTCATGGTGGCACCACCCCAATCACTCACAAAGTCTTCTGTGCCCAGATCTGGCCTGTGGACCAGCAGGTCTACTACCGGTCCTACTTCTTGTTCGTTTTTGCTGTGGAGTTTGTTGCGCCTGTGATTGTCATGGCAATGTGCTATGCTCGAATTTCCCGTGAGCTCTGGTTCAAGAATGTCCCAGGTTTCCAGACGGAGCAGATTAAGAAGAGGTTGCGTTGTCGCCGCAAGACAGTGATGGTCCTTATCGGGATCTTGACGGCGTACATCCTGTGCTGGGCACCGTACTATTGCTTCACCATCCTACGAGATTTCCATCCAACACTCATCTCCCGCCAGAAGAACTCATTGGTGGCCTTCTACATCATTGAGTGCATTGCCATGAGCAACAGCATGATTAATACCTTCTGTTTCGTCAGCGTCAAGAACAACACAGTTAAGTACCTGAAGAAGATTGTCCTGCTGCGCTGGAGGTCATCGTATGCCCCCAGTAAGACTGTGGATGAGACGGATATGAGGACGTCATCCATGCCTGTAACAGAAGAGATTGAATGCATTCACCTCAGGTGA